One region of Drosophila teissieri strain GT53w chromosome 2L, Prin_Dtei_1.1, whole genome shotgun sequence genomic DNA includes:
- the LOC122624942 gene encoding serine/threonine-protein kinase haspin homolog, with translation MANFQFLNSEQSYYALLQIILALAVGEEEYQFEHRDLHLGNILIEYTNKKHIIFTFKNTNLTVLSKGVNMTIIDYTLSRITINSCCYFNDLSSDEELFQATGDYQYDVYRMMRNELKIKIRSREGTGENSLGRRQSREKRVVERQPREMETTDLVGKVGDKDFVSKEGRPIDLVSKVGDRDFVFKTNRRF, from the exons ATGgcgaattttcaatttttaaattcagaaCAATCATATTACGCTTTACTACAG ATTATTTTAGCGCTTGCTGTTGGTGAAGAAGAGTATCAATTTGAGCACAGGGATCTTCATTTGGGAAACATATTGATTGAATACACCAATAAGAAGCACataatttttacatttaaaaacacTAATTTAACTGTGCTTTCAAAAGGAGTAAACATGACTATTATTGACTATACCCTTTCAAGAATAACTATTAATAGCTGCTGCTATTTTAATGACCTCTCAAGTGATGAGGAACTTTTTCAGGCAACAGGAGATTATCAATACGATGTCTATCGAATGATGCGGAATGAATTAAA AATAAAAATACGATCTCGGGAGGGGACAGGAGAGAACAGTCTCGGGAGAAGGCAGTCTCGAGAAAAGAGGGTTGTGGAAAGACAGCCTAGAGAGATGGAGACTACCGATCTCGTGGGCAAAGTAGGAGATAAAGATTTCGTGTCCAAAGAGGGTCGACCGATCGATCTCGTGTCCAAAGTGGGAGACAGAGATTTCGTGTTCAAGACAAATAGAAGATTTTGA